In Erigeron canadensis isolate Cc75 chromosome 8, C_canadensis_v1, whole genome shotgun sequence, the DNA window TTTCTGCGAAACTCTCTTTGCTCAAGTAATTCAATAACTGTGAGAAGATACCAAGTGTGAGCCCCAGCCATTGCTTAATTGATTATATTTTCATCACATGCAGATACCTCTGGCTTCTCCAAGGGAGAGAGAACTACAGTCGCAAGTGATCCAATTACAACAAAGGTATCCATTTGGTGTTCTCGAAGTGCAATTTTCATAGCATACATACCtacatgttttttatatttaaaaactcTTGTTCTTCAGAAATAGCATTCTGGCTGAGCAATTGCAAAAGCAGAAGATGAGAAATGCTCAGGTATATTTGTGTTATTTGGTTATTAGACTATTTCTCTTTGGATCTTATATTCCTCAACTTTTTTAGTTAAAATGTCGTTAAGGAAGTGGTGACCTGCGGGGTTTGTATCTTTCTGTTCTGCTGATTGTCTAATCTATTCATGAATTAGTTTATAGTGCTTTTTTAAGTTTAcagtaaataataatttaaggaAGGTTATGGACTTATGGAAGATCAAAGCATCAGCACAGAGATATTATATGATGTATCTTGACACTAAGTTGATATGATGGTTATGTGCTTGCGCTGAAATCCTGTCTTGCTTTTACGTTTACGTGATGATTCCGTATTAGACTAATCCAGTTAGTAAAAACAATATGTATTgccacaaaaaaaaattaaaaaataaaattgtattgCCACCTTATCCCCTTTTGGTCTCGAGGGTACTACAACTTACAGACTACTACAAATATTTAGCACTAATATCTAAAACGTTCTGAATACAGATGGCTAAAAGTTACCCCTATGTATTTTCCGTATTTTCCAAGCTTTCGAAGTTAGGTCTAAGCTGCACTACTGTAACTTGATTCGGCGGGGACTATTTTTGCTACCTAGAAAAcactacaatttttttatttcaggAACCAAGAGTATGTGCATTCCTAATGTAACAACATACGCgctttaataaaaaaacctaCAGGTCCACCCCTGGTGGAGGTGGGGATATTGACCCATATACTTTTTAATGGGTCAGTTTGAGTGTCTTTATCCCAACCAGTTTAAACAAAGTATTTTAGCTAAAACGGGAATGGGTCAACTGGGCTGAAAATTTCCCTAAGTGTACTTGAAGTGGAATGCATACACCTCCTAAATTGttgttttttcaaatatatatttttttagtaatattatTCTTGTACTCATGATTGACGTGTTGATTGTCTATATAAAGTGATAAGTGCACAAAAAGGTGTCTGCAGGTCAACCCAATTGTCTCCAGCCCTTTTTGGCACCCTACTCATGTCACTGTGTAATCAGAACTCAGAACCCGCCCATCTTGACACCTAGATAAAAGCAAACCTTATTTCCGGTTGCTGCCTAGGCATGCAATTGATTTTGGTTAAAGGAGATCTTATGTTTTAGTTCTTTCTGATGATTTCTACAGTTAAATACATGCACGGTTGGCTCTGAATAATTGCTCAATAGTTAATCATACACACACGAAAACATACAAGCACTTCCCAGCTGGCCATACATTTTCTAATCATATATTCTAGTCGTAATATATTGTGTTTTGGTGTGTTGTAGTTGGAAATGAAACTGAGTGATttgatgaagaaagaaaatatcCAAGAATGATCATTGATAACGACCACTCGAACAGGATGACAATATACATGTCTGCATTTAAAGTTCAAAACTTTCATGACACATTCTGACATTGAACCTGATGGTCCTCCGATCGTTCATCTACATAAGTTTGCAATGGCTTATCAGGtaattttattctttaaaaagTGTAACATAAATGTGAATATAAGGAAAGGGAGCCTGGTAATTATGAGTTTGTTAGTGGCAGTGTATCCGGTCTCTAAATAAGCAGTCGACTATTGTTGTAATCATATTGCCCTTGATATTAAAGTTATACACAAACTGGATTATGTCGTGATTGAAGGATATTTTTAGATCATCATTCAATAAAAGGCGGTATGACATTATTGTTGTATCATTTCTATTACAGTGGTTGgcatgttatatatgtttataacaaCTTTAAACATCTAAGATGGTTTTTAACTTTACAAAATTATTAGCGATCGTGACTATTGATTATGGGGGTGATATTAGTACCAACTTTTCTAATACATATATACCATTGTGTACAACATATATATCAGACTGTGACCTGTTTCCCTTGTTCTGTGAGTCTTTTTGACTTGTCATTTTAGTTCTACATATCTAATTTTATTAGCCAAGCATAAAGTCTTGGATTCAAGTCTGAGCACCCCTCATAGTCATAATCGTTTAGCTATTCAGGTATGCCTCCACATTTTGAGATTGATCGtggaccagtttgagttgcccgTTGTTAACCTGCCTCCGATTCAAATACGCTATAAATTTGAAGCCTTATTATATAGCGTAGCAATCAACTTGATAATGACTTCAATGCTTTTCATTTTGTCATTATAAGTTGGTTTTTCAAGTGCGATGGTGATGGCAAACAACTTCCAAGTCAGTCATTGTTAAATATTAATTGAATATTCAAGAATCAATGAGATTTTTACCACCTATCATCGTAACTTCGTTCTGGATTAAAAcccatacaaaaaaaaagaaaaagaaaaaagagagagagaaaaagttaAAGTTCTTCAAAAGAAAGGGATTCTTTTGACTATTAGAGTTGTTGATTTTTGTATAACGCCATTTTAGGTGTGATTGAGATTTACTTGAAGGCAAAAGAATTTTGGTTAAGCACGACTACAAATTGTTTAGTGCCGTGTCGCCATTTATATGAGCTCATTCAAGATGGTGGATTAGCTTGTGAATTGTGAAGATTATACCTTGAAGGCTAAGCAAATAATAGGATCGAAACACTTTATAGTAAAAAaagtaatacggagtaatatgaAATTAAAGGGAAATACAGTATTCTCCAAACCTAAACACCTACAATTAGTACTCTGATTAACTCATAGAAAGAGTATTGTTCATGACACTATGACAGTATATTATTACTTTAagaaacaattatttttatacataacgtatatacatacatatttttttttcattattaacAAATTCTAAAAGTAAAGCTAGGCAAAAGGGTCTAGAAGAAATTGAGAAGGGGATGGGGACGCATTAGAAAATGGTCCATTTGATTGTGACCGTCATTGAAAAACTGAGACAACTTTATCATTTGATCCTTGTTTTTTAGTtctgatggatatatatatatatattggtcagTCAGTCACATGGACACTTGAAGCACTCATGCCTTAGCAGCCGGGTTACGTGACTACGTCTGCATTGAACCCGATGAACGTCAAAGACCGATCGTATTGTCCTTTTGGGAAAGTCCAGAAAATTAGGTCCTTTCATTTGgtttataatagtaataaataaatttgctCCGAGACAAGTTTTTAGCGAATCAACTCGAATTGCTCACGAATAACTTGATTTTATCTACACCCCTTGACATCCATTCTTTTTAATGAGGAACCATGTCAATTTGgagtataaaattaatattgttttCACATAATACTAGTTACGATATACGCTTCACGaaaatatcttaatcttaatcttaatcttaatatatactataagacagttgaactaatggctaattaaccaatcacatcgttgaatttcatcaaattgacttttgatgatatcatcatttagataaactatattattatattaatttgtaaaaaaagtctcattaatttatatttttttgtttttcatcaataatttacactttttagccctgtacttaatttataattatttttagccataaacttgagagaattttttaaaatttacaatcatttaattaaataaaaaaaatgtaacatatgaaatattttctacaaaaaattatttgaaaacctaatgacttattaacaaatattagaagagtcctaattgttatcaatcaatatataaaatcaatcctaattgttatcatattatcatagaacaaagtgattgaaaataaacatatgcgtgttatgaacgcacatcatgattaaatacatatacttgaatgtcaagttcgggatcacaaatatgtttatattttaattcttaattattttttctaataatatcacattatgagtacatctgtttcaaaatataatataatggagaaattattatatatagcatgtgccttgtggaatgactacggcaaacaattccatcagtATGTCTAggttaataatgacagtgaccaACCTataattattgtactacaacttgtaaaatataacacttaaaaccgtgtttttttaaaattataagcttttatgaattaaatgtatgaagatctaatattgttaatatcgtaaatttcgtgtccagtgttggacacgagtctaaaatctattAAGTTATTATAAAAGATCACAAAATTATGTGATACCGAAATAATAAAGAGCTAAGGAGGAAAAAACATACCAATGTGATTGTAAATCGCATGCAACACACGTCATTTTGTATAACTATCTATTTACGGAATATTTCTTTTAGAGTAAATTATATGCCATTTTgcgacaccattttgtttaaCTATCTATTTTATTAGAGAAATGCTAAATATATGTCATTTtgtttaacgtgcataaaaaaacttgtatcctccatattaaaagtccgcccctgattttcatggtaaatataaaaataatttatacactttaaacacaaccctaagggctatatttaacaaaccccattttattaactatatatttgAGGTATTTTTAGTCGGGTAGTTTAAATAGGAAATGAAATTAATATCTATACAGATCATTCTTTATGATCTATATTTTCTTGACGTAACATTCTTAAtggtaatttatatagtttcttgATAGGCTTTAGAGACAAGAAAAATCAGAAAACCACTTTATATAGTTTCTTGATAAACAACCACATATGCTAGCTTGAGAAAATTtacttagagggtgtttgggattgcgttataaaatgattatctgattattacgtttataaaatgtaaataatctaaaaaagtatttgtatgaaaaagtgattattggctatgaaaacgcagttttggagaATCATGTACctgcatgctttttcaaaacacagttttgaaaacgcataatctattttgaaaaagcagattttgttttgtaattgcAATACCAAACACTCCCTTATTATCTTATAGTTGAGTCATTATTCTTTCgagaaatttcaaattttcataaaTGGTTTGGAACAGCGAAGAAATCATCCCTAACTCTGTGTGCTCTTAAAAGCTACCCAATGTCAGCATTCATCCCTCAAGGATTAGTCCATGTCAGTGCTACATCAGCAAAAAATACTTCAAGACTAATCTCCCCAAAACACACTCAATACACTCTTCCCTCAAGaactagtcttggacccactaattatttaattctaccatTTTACATAATctaataaaatctatattacTAAAACATACATCGAAAATGTGTTTGTGTATAGCAGAAAGGGAAGAATTTATGAATACATGAAAGACTGGTATGAATTTTAATGGAATTGAAGTGTATATATAGGATTTTAGGAAAATTAGCCGTTAAAAGACTAAAAGtgtcatttttttaaacttgttttgatcGAAAAGGGCGTTAGACGGACCTGTTTTGCCAAGTTTTGAAAGAATTATTTTGTCTTCTTCCCATTTACAACCgttgctattaaaaaaaaaaaacaaatccacCATTCAAGCTCGTCCCTGGAGGAACGAGCACGGCGGACGAGTGACAGAAACAAGCGTGGGACTAGTCACACCCAATTATTTGGACTCGTCTTTATATGTCGAACGAGCCCTAGAACGAGGGTATTGGGTAGCCTTTTTAAGGTACTACGAGTATATTATAAAGTGAGCCAAAATTTAGACCATGACTTTGTTTTACAAAAGTCCTTTATATTTTTCCTACAACGCATTTGCCGAGGGCTACAAAAATGGACTGGAGTATAAAATTAACCCAAAAACAAAGAAGCGGACGATGAAAATCGTTGATAtaatactactcgtatatatacatgttaattGTTACGTATCGAACATATAAAAAAGAGTTTGTTAATTTACAATGGGTCTGAAAGAAGGTGGCGTCTATTGTGTGCCAGGCATTCAGCCACGTgctcctcttttggatttttcgTTCTCCACATTGATCGAAGTGGTTGTTGACATGTTCACctcacaaaataaaaatatagtattTGATATAACACACATTTTAATATTATCATATGattttgatattgatattgTCTTGGATAGATATTTGTGGTGAATGTGGTGATTGCCGTTTATCCCGTTCATAGATATTGGGTCCTCTTGTTGTTAGTTGCcgtttaattatttttctagtGATTATTGGTGTCGTTGTGAAATTGTTTTATAATCATACTATATCGATCAATAACAAATGTTggcaaatttatttatttatttatctattattgacttggtttttttgtttgtttttaatttatttttttgttttgacaaTTTTATAAAACGATTGGATCCCTTCAAGTTAGGACAATTTGAGTTAAGTTAGTATCTGATCTTGAcattaatatcaaaattaagGGTTATGCTTTAAAGGTTatcctttaaatttttttgatttccATCAAATGGTTTAGATTCTTTAAACTTGATGAGATCTTAATCCCTTTTAAACATGATTATGATATTGACGTTAGATaggcatatatatttttttattgcatttgtcattgatttttttttttttttgatgattttttttgtgaattttttctttgtttgtaaaaGCACATAAATGACAAACGAAAACATGAGGTCTCTCATCGCATACCCAAACTGACGCTGCATATCATGTAGCGTGAAACCTCCTAATTTGAATTATAGATCTAGTCATCTAGGTAGAGCTTTGTTTGTAGAAGTTTTTTCACTCTCTAGATCTAAGACTAATTAAGATCTCTCTTGGTTTTCCCTTTCGGCTTTAGTTTTGCCTTGGTgtcgtatatatattttcaatggTAAAATCTTAGGCCAAATGTCATTTTTGAAGCAGCTTCTCAACCTTTGAGTAAGTTTAAAATTGTCTAATCATATCTCTTATAGACCCCGCTTTGCTTAATTTAAGTAAGATTATGCAAGGTATCTCGTTATGGGGCATTCCCACGCCCAAAAATGCACCTGAACATCCTCAGGGTGTTTTCGACCTTAAATTTGCCTTACCCATTCCATTTGGAACAAGCATGGCCTTCTAGATATCCACATGTTACTTATCTTATGGGTGAGAGACATTTTTTTAATGAGTTAATGCCTCCACTCATGACAAAACTTAATTAAGACCACGGGGGTTGTAGCCCctccaaaatttattttattatgtctaaatttatttttggatttacaATTTATAGTATAATGTATTAGTAgcataaattaatataaagtaaTCTATCTTTGTACGACAAatacatttaaatataaattatattaataacaaacatagaaaattagaaatcaaGCCAGGGAGtgataaaactataataaaattttGCCAAATATACAACTGGTTAAAATAGTAATTAGTGTATACGATAAAAACATATTGTAgagttattattaaattataaacattGTATATAGAAATAAGCCCAAAGGCGTTCGCTATATATTAAGGTGAAGCACTTTACGTATGATGCCCCATTTCTCCGGCTGCTACATTTTATTTCCTTCTcaaacaacatcatcttcttcttgtACAATTCCTCGGCtgagattaattaattaatcaatggGGGTCGTACGTACAGATGAGTCCCGGAGAGCCGAGATCGAAGAGTTCCGTAAGATGCTGTTATCATGTTCGAATGGCGGTGTCGCTCTCAAAGTAATTACTCAAAATGAAACCAATCACCCTCGATTATTAACCGACAACCCCGCTTATGAACAGGCGACACATCAGAAACTTGTTTGTGTCACGAGTggtgtctcttttcttggaatcGCTATTGTCAAACAACTTTTGGTTCGAGGCTATGCGGTTCGAATCATCGTTGATAACCAAGGTACTCTCATAAatagttttgactttttttttatactgaTTATTTTGGTGAATTCGTTGACTTAAAAAAGTTTTGGAAATTATTACAGAAGATGTAGAGCGACTAAGGGAGATTGAAAATTCAGAAGAGATTATTATTAGGGGAAATACATcaagcaataataataataatatcaatcaGATTGGAGTTGTTGTTGCAAAGCTTAACGAATTAAAAAGCTTAATGGAAGCGTTCGATGGATGTCATGCCGTATTTCATACGACTGCTTTCATTGATCCAAGCGGCTTCTCCGGTTACTCGGTAACTAACTAATTACTACTGTGTTACTCTCCGTCCAACTAATTTTgtccatttttaaattttcaaactaAGTTTTACGATATTTGATCATAAATAGTTTTATTTGTGCTATATGacatttgataaaagttatataaattgattcTGTTTTAGAGGTGTGTTTCAtttgtataattttcatcaactattatataacacaaataaaaacattaatggtTAAGGTTTGTAAAgtttaactttgaaaatttaaaagtggacaAATTTAATGGGACGGATGGAGTAATTGATTTAGTCTGTCTCTTGTtatacagttttttttttatatgaattacATCATTCTTAAGAGTTCGATGATGAGAGATTTTATAACCTTAAAACCGTAGCGTGtcgatgttttttttttcttttttattaggtccacgtttatattaatttttttttgtacatatGACATATAACATGACAACgtcaatatttataaattaattacatttacatattaATACATTGCGAGTATCTTATAGCAGGAGgcgacaaaaataaaaacaaatttatggCAAAATCTATGAGGACAGCATGTGCATTGTGCAAGTATGCAACTTGCAtagtataatttacttttactCTATTATTATACTCCAATTGTACATGAAAATCGTGGACTTTAAAAATCACGAGTAATTATTACTGTATAATCTAATATAAATAATGCTACTCCTTCTAGAATCATTATAATCTCTAATATAAAAATTACGAGTAATAATCATTATATTCTTTATAACTGtgtagttatttatttatgtatttgcCTTTTGGTTTGTTATCATGGTTTTCTTATTTCCTTCTAGAATCATTTTGCTAGTGGGAAACAATAATACTAAAGCTTGTTTATTTTCCAAAGGGTTGACGTCCGCTATGGAAATCATTTATTTAGTATTGTATTGATTAGGTTATCTGATTTTGTCAATTCTTTTAAgctattattgtttattaaaaaacatGTACGTCAATAGATATTTTGAAATGAATTAAATTGTGCATTTTAAAGTaaggttttgttagtgacaaccCTTAGGATATGGAAATGTGATGATTGATTTTTGAAATTCGTAGAAATACATGGCGGAAATAGAGGCAAGGGCAGCCGAAAATGTAGCAGAGGCGTGCGCAGCAACGCCTTCTGTTAGGAAGTATGTGCTAACATCATCTCTATTGACATGTATATGGAGAGATGTGTCTGAAAGCAGCCTCTCTTCTCTAGTAGACCATAATACCTGGAGCGACGAATCCTTTTGCATTCGCAAAAAGGTTAGACAGACAACCAAGGCCCAAATTTCTGACTTTCCCAAACATgttttaaaaacatcatttaaGCTTGGTAgtatctgatatatatatatatatatatatatatattgactttttatttttaaattattacaGCTATGGTATGCATTGGGTAAGTTGAAAGCAGAGAAAGCATCATGGAGAATAGCCGTGGAAAAGGAATTGAAATTGGCCACAATATGCTCGGGTCTAATTACTGGACCTCGCTACATCTGTACAAATCCATCATCCACCATAGCGTACCTCAAAGGTcagtttttattgttttcttacTTGAGTTGACAGTTATATTAAGTTTTAGAAAAATCATCAAAGCTCACAGTAATGGGGGTATGCAGGTGGTCAAGATATGTATGCAGATGGTCTATTGGCGACGATTGATGTTAATAAATTAGCAGAGATACATGTAAAGGTACTTGAGGGAATGAACAAAACTGGCGGTGGAAGGTATGTGTGCTTTGACAAAGTTATTCGTTGCCCGGATGAGGTCCAGAGACTAGAGAGGGAAACTGGAGTTCACATAAACACAAGCTCAAATGATGCATTGTTTAGATTTGAGTTGTCAAATAGAAAGCTTGATAGGTTAATGTCACAAGTGAATAGATGCACGAATGTAAGTTAGCATTTATAGAGAAATGATGAGATTGATTTTCACATTTCCTTACTTCCTAGCAAAATTTTCCAATGGATACACGAGTGTCGGCAACATGAGAAGTAAAAGTGTCAATTATCGAAATTGTTCCATTCACATTATACATCCGACTATCCGAGTGTCAAAATGCTTTAACTATTTACCTTAGATAGCTTTGGGCTTTGGCTCTTGTGATATATGTGATCAGGGCCGGTTGTACCTTTTGGTGACATTATGCGGGAtcaattttgggttttttttttttttttctagtctCTAACAAAAATCTGCCTCTTTTATCCCGGTATAAAGCTGGCAAAATTAGACTAAAGAGTAAAGACCTTACAAGTGTTggaattcaaaatcttttttgttTACTGTTTGAGAACTGAAGATAAATATTCTTTTGTGAATATGCTGTAATTTATAATGTTAATaggtttttcattttctaaatggataatttgttttataaatttaacataAAGCTTAAACTGTAGATATCTAAgttcaaaaactgaaaaaacttGAACCCTTAACATGTGGAACCTAGCCCTATATACCTTGTGACTTGAAGTCGCAGATGCGTGTTCAATTTGTTAAATTGTACAGTTGTGTTTCtaacaaaatttattattgaATCATGCAAATGAAGTCTTcctagaaaaagaaacaaatttttttcttttttaacagcGAGTGGTAATTAGTAGTTAGCAGTTAGTTTTTGTAACAGCACAGTTACATCTAATTGGGCTAGTGAAATAGTGATTTGGCTAAATAGGGCTGCTTTAATAGGTTCAACGACTTAGGTAGTTAGATGGTCATTCTCATAAAAAGGTCTCGAATGATCAACTACTGTTACCTTCTCGCGGTTAAtcataaatcaaatcaaaaaacaatGACGATACACGAAACCAAACATTCATCTAAAATTTTGAAGTACTATGGATATATAAGATGGAGTAACTCCTTGTATTTGTATATTAGAGACAGTTAAAAGGATCAAGAAGTTTGGAACCATTGAATAGTCgatacaaaactaacaaaaatagTTTGCTGATTTGTAAACGTGGACAGTGCAAAACACCACATGAAACGGTCAAAATAAGTGACCTTGATACAATCAATGGAAAGGTAGTTTTGATGGCGGCTGGCCGATCGTGAGATGAGGTCCAAAATCCATCAATTTAGGCTTCACTTTTAAGTTTTTGGCAATTTATTATGACGTTGAAGTTTTACTGACTTTTTTTAAGAGTAGAGTTCTAAAATCTTTCAAATTTTCATGTATTTGCATATGACAGTACCTTTTGTcgagttatatttatatactcctatctataataccttataaaagaaattggATTTCTCcccttaacttaattaagaacctgataagataaaaatacccttaaataatcttccttgctaagcaccctctcacgtgatataccaactatgcccttcaaccATTTTCATCTCTAGCAAAGTGAAACCCTATCACCGCTACCATCAGACCGCATTCCTTACTaccgccgtcgcattgcgcgggtaccatgctcgttataaatataaattggtTGTActcttcaaaattcaaatggacTTTTCGTGATCTTGAAAAGAAGTTTCTAACCACCAAATTGTAGGATCAAGTCACACACatatttcaaaagtttaaacaGATAAACAAATTTATTGGCTTTTTTAAAAGATCAATCTTTTATCATACTAGATCAAATGCCCGTTGTTTG includes these proteins:
- the LOC122578508 gene encoding cinnamoyl-CoA reductase-like SNL6 isoform X2; its protein translation is MGVVRTDESRRAEIEEFRKMLLSCSNGGVALKVITQNETNHPRLLTDNPAYEQATHQKLVCVTSGVSFLGIAIVKQLLVRGYAVRIIVDNQEDVERLREIENSEEIIIRGNTSSNNNNNINQIGVVVAKLNELKSLMEAFDGCHAVFHTTAFIDPSGFSGYSLWYALGKLKAEKASWRIAVEKELKLATICSGLITGPRYICTNPSSTIAYLKGGQDMYADGLLATIDVNKLAEIHVKVLEGMNKTGGGRYVCFDKVIRCPDEVQRLERETGVHINTSSNDALFRFELSNRKLDRLMSQVNRCTNVS
- the LOC122578508 gene encoding cinnamoyl-CoA reductase-like SNL6 isoform X1 — protein: MGVVRTDESRRAEIEEFRKMLLSCSNGGVALKVITQNETNHPRLLTDNPAYEQATHQKLVCVTSGVSFLGIAIVKQLLVRGYAVRIIVDNQEDVERLREIENSEEIIIRGNTSSNNNNNINQIGVVVAKLNELKSLMEAFDGCHAVFHTTAFIDPSGFSGYSKYMAEIEARAAENVAEACAATPSVRKYVLTSSLLTCIWRDVSESSLSSLVDHNTWSDESFCIRKKLWYALGKLKAEKASWRIAVEKELKLATICSGLITGPRYICTNPSSTIAYLKGGQDMYADGLLATIDVNKLAEIHVKVLEGMNKTGGGRYVCFDKVIRCPDEVQRLERETGVHINTSSNDALFRFELSNRKLDRLMSQVNRCTNVS